A stretch of the Cyprinus carpio isolate SPL01 chromosome B4, ASM1834038v1, whole genome shotgun sequence genome encodes the following:
- the LOC109087234 gene encoding uncharacterized protein LOC109087234 isoform X2, with the protein MNWVGGSRSRYMKSKEDTTKQRAFFQKQRMKRKSNTEESPKGYNPDNMDLLTLFIVNQISSKKEQTEKPKTNLLTGVKRSKRALKEPSELPMSPCSPSNLNLVTSQPQYCIDTPGYKVRKHRLSEEFKFTPVRMTKMLSPLLESNLSDASGSENQPQPPSTSSGSSDPTQPKPAQHLSSSLPTLENLSSMKKTPQFVSFSKPTKLANPWPNEALLQDVSHNSSAAGNQFESTLPKICCSPERGEHSEASGSYPLNPLKSTEEPEEPLFIDFKNLDYKVIDSMNPCDRSQNMDSNGHLSTQGFVCTDSNTCADGSSVFVHVGKSPRGVHLSSDDTEAQRCDGTLPITLETGTQTGALSYRDVSVQCSLIHHPFPSAKKTSAFTTRWQYSNFNQLLNPTTHTSPKNGHKKTGNMPSGASATNQQVQRHPKSQMGFSFRKLHSQKSMKRDLTSASKHPFCNASEQKKEESRKKIEKCDYPRLGNVTRNPVKDVSHAGEFMKEMKRCRTSQQRKV; encoded by the exons GAGCAGGTATATGAAAAGCAAAGAagacacaacaaaacaaaga GCGTTTTTTCAAAAGCAAAGGATGAAAAGAAAGTCAAATACTGAGGAGTCTCCCAAAGGATACAACCCTGACAATATGGATCTGCTGACATTATTCATAGTAAACCAGATTTCATCAAAGAAAGAGCAAACAG AAAAACCGAAAACAAACCTTTTGACTGGTGTGAAAAGAAGCAAAAGAGCTCTGAAAGAACCCTCGGAGTTACCTATGAGCCCTTGTTCTCCTTCAAATCTGAACCTAGTTACCAGTCAGCCACAGTACTG TATTGATACACCTGGTTATAAAGTCAGAAAACATCGTCTCTCTGAAGAATTCAAGTTCACGCCCGTAAGGATGACTAAAATG CTGTCTCCTTTGCTTGAATCGAACCTGTCTGATGCCAGTGGCTCAGAAAATCAACCGCAACCGCCCTCAACATCATCTGGCTCTTCAGATCCAACCCAACCCAAACCTGCACAACACTTATCCTCTTCTCTGCCAACTCTGGAGAATCTCAGCAGTATGAAGAAAACTCCTCAG TTTGTCTCATTCTCTAAACCAACAAAGCTGGCTAATCCATGGCCAAATGAAGCTCTCCTGCAAGATGTGTCACACAACAGCTCAGCAGCTGGAAATCAGTTTGAGAGCACGTTACCAAA AATCTGTTGCAGCCCAGAGAGGGGAGAGCATTCAGAGGCCTCAGGTTCATATCCACTCAACCCTTTAAAGAGCACTGAAGAACCGGAGGAGCCACTGTTCATAGATTTTAAGAACTTAGATTATAAAG tgATCGACTCAATGAATCCTTGTGACAGATCACAAAACATGGACAGTAATGGCCACCTCTCAACACAg ggaTTTGTATGTACTGACAGTAACACAT GTGCTGATGGTAGCAGCGTCTTTGTGCATGTTGGAAAATCTCCAAGAGGAGTTCATCTCAGCTCAGATGAC ACAGAAGCACAAAGGTGCGATGGGACTCTCCCAATAACTTTGGAAACAGGGACACAAACAGGAGCGTTATCTTACCGAGATGTGTCAGTTCAGTGCTCACTTATTCACCACCCTTTCCCTTCTGCTAAGAAAACCAGCGCCTTTACCACAAGGTGGCAGTATTCTAATTTTAATCAGTTGCTTAATCCAACAACACATACTTCTCCAAAAAATGGGcacaaaaaaacaggaaacatGCCTTCAGGGGCATCAGCAACAAACCAGCAGGTGCAGAGACATCCAAAATCACAAATGGGCTTCTCCTTCCGCAAGCTTCATAGTCAGAAGAGCATGAAAAGAGATCTGACGTCAGCTTCGAAACATCCTTTCTGCAACGCCTCAG AACagaaaaaagaggaaagcaggaagaaaatagaaaaatgtgaCTACCCTCGGTTGGGAAATGTGACGCGAAACCCTGTTAAGGACGTCAGCCATGCAGGAGAGTTCATGAAAGAGATGAAGAGGTGTAGAACTTCACAGCAGAGAAAGGTGTGA
- the LOC109087234 gene encoding uncharacterized protein LOC109087234 isoform X3 yields the protein MNWVGGSRSRYMKSKEDTTKQRAFFQKQRMKRKSNTEESPKGYNPDNMDLLTLFIVNQISSKKEQTEKPKTNLLTGVKRSKRALKEPSELPMSPCSPSNLNLVTSQPQYCIDTPGYKVRKHRLSEEFKFTPVRMTKMLSPLLESNLSDASGSENQPQPPSTSSGSSDPTQPKPAQHLSSSLPTLENLSSMKKTPQFVSFSKPTKLANPWPNEALLQDVSHNSSAAGNQFESTLPNPERGEHSEASGSYPLNPLKSTEEPEEPLFIDFKNLDYKVIDSMNPCDRSQNMDSNGHLSTQGFVCTDSNTYFSAGADGSSVFVHVGKSPRGVHLSSDDTEAQRCDGTLPITLETGTQTGALSYRDVSVQCSLIHHPFPSAKKTSAFTTRWQYSNFNQLLNPTTHTSPKNGHKKTGNMPSGASATNQQVQRHPKSQMGFSFRKLHSQKSMKRDLTSASKHPFCNASEQKKEESRKKIEKCDYPRLGNVTRNPVKDVSHAGEFMKEMKRCRTSQQRKV from the exons GAGCAGGTATATGAAAAGCAAAGAagacacaacaaaacaaaga GCGTTTTTTCAAAAGCAAAGGATGAAAAGAAAGTCAAATACTGAGGAGTCTCCCAAAGGATACAACCCTGACAATATGGATCTGCTGACATTATTCATAGTAAACCAGATTTCATCAAAGAAAGAGCAAACAG AAAAACCGAAAACAAACCTTTTGACTGGTGTGAAAAGAAGCAAAAGAGCTCTGAAAGAACCCTCGGAGTTACCTATGAGCCCTTGTTCTCCTTCAAATCTGAACCTAGTTACCAGTCAGCCACAGTACTG TATTGATACACCTGGTTATAAAGTCAGAAAACATCGTCTCTCTGAAGAATTCAAGTTCACGCCCGTAAGGATGACTAAAATG CTGTCTCCTTTGCTTGAATCGAACCTGTCTGATGCCAGTGGCTCAGAAAATCAACCGCAACCGCCCTCAACATCATCTGGCTCTTCAGATCCAACCCAACCCAAACCTGCACAACACTTATCCTCTTCTCTGCCAACTCTGGAGAATCTCAGCAGTATGAAGAAAACTCCTCAG TTTGTCTCATTCTCTAAACCAACAAAGCTGGCTAATCCATGGCCAAATGAAGCTCTCCTGCAAGATGTGTCACACAACAGCTCAGCAGCTGGAAATCAGTTTGAGAGCACGTTACCAAA CCCAGAGAGGGGAGAGCATTCAGAGGCCTCAGGTTCATATCCACTCAACCCTTTAAAGAGCACTGAAGAACCGGAGGAGCCACTGTTCATAGATTTTAAGAACTTAGATTATAAAG tgATCGACTCAATGAATCCTTGTGACAGATCACAAAACATGGACAGTAATGGCCACCTCTCAACACAg ggaTTTGTATGTACTGACAGTAACACAT atttttcaGCAGGTGCTGATGGTAGCAGCGTCTTTGTGCATGTTGGAAAATCTCCAAGAGGAGTTCATCTCAGCTCAGATGAC ACAGAAGCACAAAGGTGCGATGGGACTCTCCCAATAACTTTGGAAACAGGGACACAAACAGGAGCGTTATCTTACCGAGATGTGTCAGTTCAGTGCTCACTTATTCACCACCCTTTCCCTTCTGCTAAGAAAACCAGCGCCTTTACCACAAGGTGGCAGTATTCTAATTTTAATCAGTTGCTTAATCCAACAACACATACTTCTCCAAAAAATGGGcacaaaaaaacaggaaacatGCCTTCAGGGGCATCAGCAACAAACCAGCAGGTGCAGAGACATCCAAAATCACAAATGGGCTTCTCCTTCCGCAAGCTTCATAGTCAGAAGAGCATGAAAAGAGATCTGACGTCAGCTTCGAAACATCCTTTCTGCAACGCCTCAG AACagaaaaaagaggaaagcaggaagaaaatagaaaaatgtgaCTACCCTCGGTTGGGAAATGTGACGCGAAACCCTGTTAAGGACGTCAGCCATGCAGGAGAGTTCATGAAAGAGATGAAGAGGTGTAGAACTTCACAGCAGAGAAAGGTGTGA
- the LOC109087234 gene encoding uncharacterized protein LOC109087234 isoform X7 translates to MNWVGGSRSRYMKSKEDTTKQRAFFQKQRMKRKSNTEESPKGYNPDNMDLLTLFIVNQISSKKEQTEKPKTNLLTGVKRSKRALKEPSELPMSPCSPSNLNLVTSQPQYCIDTPGYKVRKHRLSEEFKFTPVRMTKMLSPLLESNLSDASGSENQPQPPSTSSGSSDPTQPKPAQHLSSSLPTLENLSSMKKTPQLANPWPNEALLQDVSHNSSAAGNQFESTLPNPERGEHSEASGSYPLNPLKSTEEPEEPLFIDFKNLDYKVIDSMNPCDRSQNMDSNGHLSTQGFVCTDSNTYFSAGADGSSVFVHVGKSPRGVHLSSDDTEAQRCDGTLPITLETGTQTGALSYRDVSVQCSLIHHPFPSAKKTSAFTTRWQYSNFNQLLNPTTHTSPKNGHKKTGNMPSGASATNQQVQRHPKSQMGFSFRKLHSQKSMKRDLTSASKHPFCNASEQKKEESRKKIEKCDYPRLGNVTRNPVKDVSHAGEFMKEMKRCRTSQQRKV, encoded by the exons GAGCAGGTATATGAAAAGCAAAGAagacacaacaaaacaaaga GCGTTTTTTCAAAAGCAAAGGATGAAAAGAAAGTCAAATACTGAGGAGTCTCCCAAAGGATACAACCCTGACAATATGGATCTGCTGACATTATTCATAGTAAACCAGATTTCATCAAAGAAAGAGCAAACAG AAAAACCGAAAACAAACCTTTTGACTGGTGTGAAAAGAAGCAAAAGAGCTCTGAAAGAACCCTCGGAGTTACCTATGAGCCCTTGTTCTCCTTCAAATCTGAACCTAGTTACCAGTCAGCCACAGTACTG TATTGATACACCTGGTTATAAAGTCAGAAAACATCGTCTCTCTGAAGAATTCAAGTTCACGCCCGTAAGGATGACTAAAATG CTGTCTCCTTTGCTTGAATCGAACCTGTCTGATGCCAGTGGCTCAGAAAATCAACCGCAACCGCCCTCAACATCATCTGGCTCTTCAGATCCAACCCAACCCAAACCTGCACAACACTTATCCTCTTCTCTGCCAACTCTGGAGAATCTCAGCAGTATGAAGAAAACTCCTCAG CTGGCTAATCCATGGCCAAATGAAGCTCTCCTGCAAGATGTGTCACACAACAGCTCAGCAGCTGGAAATCAGTTTGAGAGCACGTTACCAAA CCCAGAGAGGGGAGAGCATTCAGAGGCCTCAGGTTCATATCCACTCAACCCTTTAAAGAGCACTGAAGAACCGGAGGAGCCACTGTTCATAGATTTTAAGAACTTAGATTATAAAG tgATCGACTCAATGAATCCTTGTGACAGATCACAAAACATGGACAGTAATGGCCACCTCTCAACACAg ggaTTTGTATGTACTGACAGTAACACAT atttttcaGCAGGTGCTGATGGTAGCAGCGTCTTTGTGCATGTTGGAAAATCTCCAAGAGGAGTTCATCTCAGCTCAGATGAC ACAGAAGCACAAAGGTGCGATGGGACTCTCCCAATAACTTTGGAAACAGGGACACAAACAGGAGCGTTATCTTACCGAGATGTGTCAGTTCAGTGCTCACTTATTCACCACCCTTTCCCTTCTGCTAAGAAAACCAGCGCCTTTACCACAAGGTGGCAGTATTCTAATTTTAATCAGTTGCTTAATCCAACAACACATACTTCTCCAAAAAATGGGcacaaaaaaacaggaaacatGCCTTCAGGGGCATCAGCAACAAACCAGCAGGTGCAGAGACATCCAAAATCACAAATGGGCTTCTCCTTCCGCAAGCTTCATAGTCAGAAGAGCATGAAAAGAGATCTGACGTCAGCTTCGAAACATCCTTTCTGCAACGCCTCAG AACagaaaaaagaggaaagcaggaagaaaatagaaaaatgtgaCTACCCTCGGTTGGGAAATGTGACGCGAAACCCTGTTAAGGACGTCAGCCATGCAGGAGAGTTCATGAAAGAGATGAAGAGGTGTAGAACTTCACAGCAGAGAAAGGTGTGA
- the LOC109087234 gene encoding uncharacterized protein LOC109087234 isoform X5 yields MNWVGGSRSRYMKSKEDTTKQRAFFQKQRMKRKSNTEESPKGYNPDNMDLLTLFIVNQISSKKEQTEKPKTNLLTGVKRSKRALKEPSELPMSPCSPSNLNLVTSQPQYCIDTPGYKVRKHRLSEEFKFTPVRMTKMLSPLLESNLSDASGSENQPQPPSTSSGSSDPTQPKPAQHLSSSLPTLENLSSMKKTPQLANPWPNEALLQDVSHNSSAAGNQFESTLPKICCSPERGEHSEASGSYPLNPLKSTEEPEEPLFIDFKNLDYKVIDSMNPCDRSQNMDSNGHLSTQGFVCTDSNTYFSAGADGSSVFVHVGKSPRGVHLSSDDTEAQRCDGTLPITLETGTQTGALSYRDVSVQCSLIHHPFPSAKKTSAFTTRWQYSNFNQLLNPTTHTSPKNGHKKTGNMPSGASATNQQVQRHPKSQMGFSFRKLHSQKSMKRDLTSASKHPFCNASEQKKEESRKKIEKCDYPRLGNVTRNPVKDVSHAGEFMKEMKRCRTSQQRKV; encoded by the exons GAGCAGGTATATGAAAAGCAAAGAagacacaacaaaacaaaga GCGTTTTTTCAAAAGCAAAGGATGAAAAGAAAGTCAAATACTGAGGAGTCTCCCAAAGGATACAACCCTGACAATATGGATCTGCTGACATTATTCATAGTAAACCAGATTTCATCAAAGAAAGAGCAAACAG AAAAACCGAAAACAAACCTTTTGACTGGTGTGAAAAGAAGCAAAAGAGCTCTGAAAGAACCCTCGGAGTTACCTATGAGCCCTTGTTCTCCTTCAAATCTGAACCTAGTTACCAGTCAGCCACAGTACTG TATTGATACACCTGGTTATAAAGTCAGAAAACATCGTCTCTCTGAAGAATTCAAGTTCACGCCCGTAAGGATGACTAAAATG CTGTCTCCTTTGCTTGAATCGAACCTGTCTGATGCCAGTGGCTCAGAAAATCAACCGCAACCGCCCTCAACATCATCTGGCTCTTCAGATCCAACCCAACCCAAACCTGCACAACACTTATCCTCTTCTCTGCCAACTCTGGAGAATCTCAGCAGTATGAAGAAAACTCCTCAG CTGGCTAATCCATGGCCAAATGAAGCTCTCCTGCAAGATGTGTCACACAACAGCTCAGCAGCTGGAAATCAGTTTGAGAGCACGTTACCAAA AATCTGTTGCAGCCCAGAGAGGGGAGAGCATTCAGAGGCCTCAGGTTCATATCCACTCAACCCTTTAAAGAGCACTGAAGAACCGGAGGAGCCACTGTTCATAGATTTTAAGAACTTAGATTATAAAG tgATCGACTCAATGAATCCTTGTGACAGATCACAAAACATGGACAGTAATGGCCACCTCTCAACACAg ggaTTTGTATGTACTGACAGTAACACAT atttttcaGCAGGTGCTGATGGTAGCAGCGTCTTTGTGCATGTTGGAAAATCTCCAAGAGGAGTTCATCTCAGCTCAGATGAC ACAGAAGCACAAAGGTGCGATGGGACTCTCCCAATAACTTTGGAAACAGGGACACAAACAGGAGCGTTATCTTACCGAGATGTGTCAGTTCAGTGCTCACTTATTCACCACCCTTTCCCTTCTGCTAAGAAAACCAGCGCCTTTACCACAAGGTGGCAGTATTCTAATTTTAATCAGTTGCTTAATCCAACAACACATACTTCTCCAAAAAATGGGcacaaaaaaacaggaaacatGCCTTCAGGGGCATCAGCAACAAACCAGCAGGTGCAGAGACATCCAAAATCACAAATGGGCTTCTCCTTCCGCAAGCTTCATAGTCAGAAGAGCATGAAAAGAGATCTGACGTCAGCTTCGAAACATCCTTTCTGCAACGCCTCAG AACagaaaaaagaggaaagcaggaagaaaatagaaaaatgtgaCTACCCTCGGTTGGGAAATGTGACGCGAAACCCTGTTAAGGACGTCAGCCATGCAGGAGAGTTCATGAAAGAGATGAAGAGGTGTAGAACTTCACAGCAGAGAAAGGTGTGA
- the LOC109087234 gene encoding uncharacterized protein LOC109087234 isoform X1, which produces MNWVGGSRSRYMKSKEDTTKQRAFFQKQRMKRKSNTEESPKGYNPDNMDLLTLFIVNQISSKKEQTEKPKTNLLTGVKRSKRALKEPSELPMSPCSPSNLNLVTSQPQYCIDTPGYKVRKHRLSEEFKFTPVRMTKMLSPLLESNLSDASGSENQPQPPSTSSGSSDPTQPKPAQHLSSSLPTLENLSSMKKTPQFVSFSKPTKLANPWPNEALLQDVSHNSSAAGNQFESTLPKICCSPERGEHSEASGSYPLNPLKSTEEPEEPLFIDFKNLDYKVIDSMNPCDRSQNMDSNGHLSTQGFVCTDSNTYFSAGADGSSVFVHVGKSPRGVHLSSDDTEAQRCDGTLPITLETGTQTGALSYRDVSVQCSLIHHPFPSAKKTSAFTTRWQYSNFNQLLNPTTHTSPKNGHKKTGNMPSGASATNQQVQRHPKSQMGFSFRKLHSQKSMKRDLTSASKHPFCNASEQKKEESRKKIEKCDYPRLGNVTRNPVKDVSHAGEFMKEMKRCRTSQQRKV; this is translated from the exons GAGCAGGTATATGAAAAGCAAAGAagacacaacaaaacaaaga GCGTTTTTTCAAAAGCAAAGGATGAAAAGAAAGTCAAATACTGAGGAGTCTCCCAAAGGATACAACCCTGACAATATGGATCTGCTGACATTATTCATAGTAAACCAGATTTCATCAAAGAAAGAGCAAACAG AAAAACCGAAAACAAACCTTTTGACTGGTGTGAAAAGAAGCAAAAGAGCTCTGAAAGAACCCTCGGAGTTACCTATGAGCCCTTGTTCTCCTTCAAATCTGAACCTAGTTACCAGTCAGCCACAGTACTG TATTGATACACCTGGTTATAAAGTCAGAAAACATCGTCTCTCTGAAGAATTCAAGTTCACGCCCGTAAGGATGACTAAAATG CTGTCTCCTTTGCTTGAATCGAACCTGTCTGATGCCAGTGGCTCAGAAAATCAACCGCAACCGCCCTCAACATCATCTGGCTCTTCAGATCCAACCCAACCCAAACCTGCACAACACTTATCCTCTTCTCTGCCAACTCTGGAGAATCTCAGCAGTATGAAGAAAACTCCTCAG TTTGTCTCATTCTCTAAACCAACAAAGCTGGCTAATCCATGGCCAAATGAAGCTCTCCTGCAAGATGTGTCACACAACAGCTCAGCAGCTGGAAATCAGTTTGAGAGCACGTTACCAAA AATCTGTTGCAGCCCAGAGAGGGGAGAGCATTCAGAGGCCTCAGGTTCATATCCACTCAACCCTTTAAAGAGCACTGAAGAACCGGAGGAGCCACTGTTCATAGATTTTAAGAACTTAGATTATAAAG tgATCGACTCAATGAATCCTTGTGACAGATCACAAAACATGGACAGTAATGGCCACCTCTCAACACAg ggaTTTGTATGTACTGACAGTAACACAT atttttcaGCAGGTGCTGATGGTAGCAGCGTCTTTGTGCATGTTGGAAAATCTCCAAGAGGAGTTCATCTCAGCTCAGATGAC ACAGAAGCACAAAGGTGCGATGGGACTCTCCCAATAACTTTGGAAACAGGGACACAAACAGGAGCGTTATCTTACCGAGATGTGTCAGTTCAGTGCTCACTTATTCACCACCCTTTCCCTTCTGCTAAGAAAACCAGCGCCTTTACCACAAGGTGGCAGTATTCTAATTTTAATCAGTTGCTTAATCCAACAACACATACTTCTCCAAAAAATGGGcacaaaaaaacaggaaacatGCCTTCAGGGGCATCAGCAACAAACCAGCAGGTGCAGAGACATCCAAAATCACAAATGGGCTTCTCCTTCCGCAAGCTTCATAGTCAGAAGAGCATGAAAAGAGATCTGACGTCAGCTTCGAAACATCCTTTCTGCAACGCCTCAG AACagaaaaaagaggaaagcaggaagaaaatagaaaaatgtgaCTACCCTCGGTTGGGAAATGTGACGCGAAACCCTGTTAAGGACGTCAGCCATGCAGGAGAGTTCATGAAAGAGATGAAGAGGTGTAGAACTTCACAGCAGAGAAAGGTGTGA
- the LOC109087234 gene encoding uncharacterized protein LOC109087234 isoform X4, giving the protein MNWVGGSRSRYMKSKEDTTKQRAFFQKQRMKRKSNTEESPKGYNPDNMDLLTLFIVNQISSKKEQTEKPKTNLLTGVKRSKRALKEPSELPMSPCSPSNLNLVTSQPQYCIDTPGYKVRKHRLSEEFKFTPLSPLLESNLSDASGSENQPQPPSTSSGSSDPTQPKPAQHLSSSLPTLENLSSMKKTPQFVSFSKPTKLANPWPNEALLQDVSHNSSAAGNQFESTLPKICCSPERGEHSEASGSYPLNPLKSTEEPEEPLFIDFKNLDYKVIDSMNPCDRSQNMDSNGHLSTQGFVCTDSNTYFSAGADGSSVFVHVGKSPRGVHLSSDDTEAQRCDGTLPITLETGTQTGALSYRDVSVQCSLIHHPFPSAKKTSAFTTRWQYSNFNQLLNPTTHTSPKNGHKKTGNMPSGASATNQQVQRHPKSQMGFSFRKLHSQKSMKRDLTSASKHPFCNASEQKKEESRKKIEKCDYPRLGNVTRNPVKDVSHAGEFMKEMKRCRTSQQRKV; this is encoded by the exons GAGCAGGTATATGAAAAGCAAAGAagacacaacaaaacaaaga GCGTTTTTTCAAAAGCAAAGGATGAAAAGAAAGTCAAATACTGAGGAGTCTCCCAAAGGATACAACCCTGACAATATGGATCTGCTGACATTATTCATAGTAAACCAGATTTCATCAAAGAAAGAGCAAACAG AAAAACCGAAAACAAACCTTTTGACTGGTGTGAAAAGAAGCAAAAGAGCTCTGAAAGAACCCTCGGAGTTACCTATGAGCCCTTGTTCTCCTTCAAATCTGAACCTAGTTACCAGTCAGCCACAGTACTG TATTGATACACCTGGTTATAAAGTCAGAAAACATCGTCTCTCTGAAGAATTCAAGTTCACGCCC CTGTCTCCTTTGCTTGAATCGAACCTGTCTGATGCCAGTGGCTCAGAAAATCAACCGCAACCGCCCTCAACATCATCTGGCTCTTCAGATCCAACCCAACCCAAACCTGCACAACACTTATCCTCTTCTCTGCCAACTCTGGAGAATCTCAGCAGTATGAAGAAAACTCCTCAG TTTGTCTCATTCTCTAAACCAACAAAGCTGGCTAATCCATGGCCAAATGAAGCTCTCCTGCAAGATGTGTCACACAACAGCTCAGCAGCTGGAAATCAGTTTGAGAGCACGTTACCAAA AATCTGTTGCAGCCCAGAGAGGGGAGAGCATTCAGAGGCCTCAGGTTCATATCCACTCAACCCTTTAAAGAGCACTGAAGAACCGGAGGAGCCACTGTTCATAGATTTTAAGAACTTAGATTATAAAG tgATCGACTCAATGAATCCTTGTGACAGATCACAAAACATGGACAGTAATGGCCACCTCTCAACACAg ggaTTTGTATGTACTGACAGTAACACAT atttttcaGCAGGTGCTGATGGTAGCAGCGTCTTTGTGCATGTTGGAAAATCTCCAAGAGGAGTTCATCTCAGCTCAGATGAC ACAGAAGCACAAAGGTGCGATGGGACTCTCCCAATAACTTTGGAAACAGGGACACAAACAGGAGCGTTATCTTACCGAGATGTGTCAGTTCAGTGCTCACTTATTCACCACCCTTTCCCTTCTGCTAAGAAAACCAGCGCCTTTACCACAAGGTGGCAGTATTCTAATTTTAATCAGTTGCTTAATCCAACAACACATACTTCTCCAAAAAATGGGcacaaaaaaacaggaaacatGCCTTCAGGGGCATCAGCAACAAACCAGCAGGTGCAGAGACATCCAAAATCACAAATGGGCTTCTCCTTCCGCAAGCTTCATAGTCAGAAGAGCATGAAAAGAGATCTGACGTCAGCTTCGAAACATCCTTTCTGCAACGCCTCAG AACagaaaaaagaggaaagcaggaagaaaatagaaaaatgtgaCTACCCTCGGTTGGGAAATGTGACGCGAAACCCTGTTAAGGACGTCAGCCATGCAGGAGAGTTCATGAAAGAGATGAAGAGGTGTAGAACTTCACAGCAGAGAAAGGTGTGA
- the LOC109087234 gene encoding uncharacterized protein LOC109087234 isoform X6: MKSKEDTTKQRAFFQKQRMKRKSNTEESPKGYNPDNMDLLTLFIVNQISSKKEQTEKPKTNLLTGVKRSKRALKEPSELPMSPCSPSNLNLVTSQPQYCIDTPGYKVRKHRLSEEFKFTPVRMTKMLSPLLESNLSDASGSENQPQPPSTSSGSSDPTQPKPAQHLSSSLPTLENLSSMKKTPQFVSFSKPTKLANPWPNEALLQDVSHNSSAAGNQFESTLPKICCSPERGEHSEASGSYPLNPLKSTEEPEEPLFIDFKNLDYKVIDSMNPCDRSQNMDSNGHLSTQGFVCTDSNTYFSAGADGSSVFVHVGKSPRGVHLSSDDTEAQRCDGTLPITLETGTQTGALSYRDVSVQCSLIHHPFPSAKKTSAFTTRWQYSNFNQLLNPTTHTSPKNGHKKTGNMPSGASATNQQVQRHPKSQMGFSFRKLHSQKSMKRDLTSASKHPFCNASEQKKEESRKKIEKCDYPRLGNVTRNPVKDVSHAGEFMKEMKRCRTSQQRKV, encoded by the exons ATGAAAAGCAAAGAagacacaacaaaacaaaga GCGTTTTTTCAAAAGCAAAGGATGAAAAGAAAGTCAAATACTGAGGAGTCTCCCAAAGGATACAACCCTGACAATATGGATCTGCTGACATTATTCATAGTAAACCAGATTTCATCAAAGAAAGAGCAAACAG AAAAACCGAAAACAAACCTTTTGACTGGTGTGAAAAGAAGCAAAAGAGCTCTGAAAGAACCCTCGGAGTTACCTATGAGCCCTTGTTCTCCTTCAAATCTGAACCTAGTTACCAGTCAGCCACAGTACTG TATTGATACACCTGGTTATAAAGTCAGAAAACATCGTCTCTCTGAAGAATTCAAGTTCACGCCCGTAAGGATGACTAAAATG CTGTCTCCTTTGCTTGAATCGAACCTGTCTGATGCCAGTGGCTCAGAAAATCAACCGCAACCGCCCTCAACATCATCTGGCTCTTCAGATCCAACCCAACCCAAACCTGCACAACACTTATCCTCTTCTCTGCCAACTCTGGAGAATCTCAGCAGTATGAAGAAAACTCCTCAG TTTGTCTCATTCTCTAAACCAACAAAGCTGGCTAATCCATGGCCAAATGAAGCTCTCCTGCAAGATGTGTCACACAACAGCTCAGCAGCTGGAAATCAGTTTGAGAGCACGTTACCAAA AATCTGTTGCAGCCCAGAGAGGGGAGAGCATTCAGAGGCCTCAGGTTCATATCCACTCAACCCTTTAAAGAGCACTGAAGAACCGGAGGAGCCACTGTTCATAGATTTTAAGAACTTAGATTATAAAG tgATCGACTCAATGAATCCTTGTGACAGATCACAAAACATGGACAGTAATGGCCACCTCTCAACACAg ggaTTTGTATGTACTGACAGTAACACAT atttttcaGCAGGTGCTGATGGTAGCAGCGTCTTTGTGCATGTTGGAAAATCTCCAAGAGGAGTTCATCTCAGCTCAGATGAC ACAGAAGCACAAAGGTGCGATGGGACTCTCCCAATAACTTTGGAAACAGGGACACAAACAGGAGCGTTATCTTACCGAGATGTGTCAGTTCAGTGCTCACTTATTCACCACCCTTTCCCTTCTGCTAAGAAAACCAGCGCCTTTACCACAAGGTGGCAGTATTCTAATTTTAATCAGTTGCTTAATCCAACAACACATACTTCTCCAAAAAATGGGcacaaaaaaacaggaaacatGCCTTCAGGGGCATCAGCAACAAACCAGCAGGTGCAGAGACATCCAAAATCACAAATGGGCTTCTCCTTCCGCAAGCTTCATAGTCAGAAGAGCATGAAAAGAGATCTGACGTCAGCTTCGAAACATCCTTTCTGCAACGCCTCAG AACagaaaaaagaggaaagcaggaagaaaatagaaaaatgtgaCTACCCTCGGTTGGGAAATGTGACGCGAAACCCTGTTAAGGACGTCAGCCATGCAGGAGAGTTCATGAAAGAGATGAAGAGGTGTAGAACTTCACAGCAGAGAAAGGTGTGA